The following nucleotide sequence is from Paenibacillus odorifer.
GGCACCACCGAGGGCACAAAAAAACACGCTCCTGTGTGGATGCGTGCTTATTATTTGGCTGATGAAGCTTGCTCAGTCGAATCGTTTTCAGCAAAATGAATATCTGATCGTTTCTCGATAATCTGATCCTTTACCAAAATCTCATTATCCGGCTGCATGTTATAGGAAGAAATGATATTCTCTATCGGACCCTCCTCACGATCAAAACGAGTGATGCAGGCATTAGCCATCAACCGAATTTTGGCGGCTGTTAATGAATCCATTGTCATGATTACAACTCACCTCCTTTTGGGTTTATATGCTGAGTAGTTCAGCCATGATGACTTCGACATCTTGAAGCCTGTCTTGCAAAGCAGTATTCTCAGCACGGAGTTGCTCGACTTCGTTTAATTCTGGTGGTTTGTTAGCTTCTGCTTCTAGATATGCTTCCCACGCCGCTTCCAGTTCTGCTTCCGTTGGTTGCGGGACTTCTAGGTTCCAGGCTGCGATGTATGGGCCGCGTTCCTCTATTTCATAATCTACGCCCTCTTCTAACTCTGCGAGGTGTGCTGGACGAAGTATATAATGTACGCCTTCTATCCAATCTACCTCTTCCGTAGTCTCACCAGGCGTCTGTACATGCTTCGTAAGCAAAGGTTCTTTAAGATACTTTACTATTGGGCCGTCGTCTCTCAAAGTGAAATCGACTCCCAACTGACTATCTGGAAATAGGAATAGCAAGTTCTTCATTAAATCCATATTTTAGTCACCTCCATTAGTTATGCCACTCTCGCAAGAGTGGCATATGTGTACTGAGAAGCCCATGAAACATTTGAATTGTGAAGGGCAACGGCATAGATATGAACACGGTCTCCTGGATTTAAAACCAAAGTAGTATTACCATTAAGGGTACAGCCTATAAGTGCAGTTGTGATAGCTCCCTCGCTCAATGTGCAGTTTAGAACTCCGTTTATATAGATCTTAATTGCAACACCGCTTGTAACACTCGTCGTAATCCCAAATCCAACCCGAACAGATAATTCATAAATCCCTCTCTCGGGCGCATAGAAACCGCCTTGTGAAGGTTCAGCTACTCCCTTCTGACTCATGTGCACACCGTTAAAAAAAAGTTTTTTATCTACACCGGCAGTTAAAGGTACGTCGCCACCGGCATCCATATACATTGCTGCAAAGGGGCGTGTATCAATCGTGTTATCTCCCCATGGGTTAAGTACACCCCTAGTTATGATACCTGCGTCAATCTGTTCATTTATTGTGCCCGCGGGCTGACCGTCTTTTTTTGTTATTGTGCCACCGTCGTATGCTGAAAGTCCAATAGTATTTGAGGTCCCAAAACTATTTCTGGATATTACCGTTGATCCTTGGTTACTGACAATGCCTTCATTACGATTAGCAGCTTCACAGCCGTAAAGTCGCAATCCAGAATGGTTACTGGCCTCGAATCCTCCAACGGAATTTGCCTTACCATCTGCAGATATACGGCAAAATAACATTTGAATAAATATCGAGTTATTAATAAAAAATCCGACTCTCGTTGTAGAAGTTGCTGTGAATCCAGTTACAACTACTTGATTACTAACACCGTAAAAGGTCATACTTTTAACCTTGAAGTTTGCGGCCGTCTCGTAGCTTGTTCCTCCGTTAAGCCATACTTCCGTGCCACCACTCACATCTGCAAAAGAGATATCTTCGGCGTACGTACCGGCAGCGACATTGATAGTAGCGCTATGAAGAACATGTTTAGGAATACTGTTAATCGCCTTTTGTATAGTCCTAAACGCCCCACCCGCCGTATTCACCAATCCCGTATTATAATCATTCCCGTCCGTCCGTACGTAGTACGTAATATCCGCTGTCGTCTGCTGCGGAGTAGTAACCAACGGCGCCTTACCATTCAACTGCCCCTGAATCCCACTAGTCACCCCATCCAAATACCCAAACTCTGCGTTCGAGACCACGCCAGTCCCAATCTTCGAAGCATCAATTCCGGCTGAAGCATTAACATCGGCGTTTACAATCACCCCAGCCGCAATAGCCGTAACTCCATCACCAGTGCTAATAACATCCCCCGTGTGATTAGGGTGCACATAATTATTCGCTCCCGTAGCAATACCCGCCAGCTTCGTTTTCTCGGCGGCGGTGTAATCGTTCGTGGACAGCTGTTTGCCTGTTACTTTATCGACCTTGCCATTAACGGCATTGTCCAAAATATCCATATTCCCGTTCAGATCGGCAATATCAACGATATCTGTTCCCTCTGGCTTCTTTAAGCCCAAATTTCCTGTGGTTTGCATATGTCACTCTCCTATCTATAAGTTCTTAATTCGTTCCATGTTTTACTGTGAGCACTCTCCCAAGTCAAAGCCTTAACAGAGTCCCACCAGGTATAGCTGAACACAAATTCATAAGCTAAATGCGCAGGTTTAATCTCTTCGATGATTTGAATCAACCCTGCCATATTCGGAGGAATCCCTAGTGTACTCACAAAATGAATCTCAAAACGGTACTCCTCAGGCACTTCCTTTACTTCAACCACTCCACCTGAAAAAG
It contains:
- a CDS encoding XkdW family protein, translating into MKNLLFLFPDSQLGVDFTLRDDGPIVKYLKEPLLTKHVQTPGETTEEVDWIEGVHYILRPAHLAELEEGVDYEIEERGPYIAAWNLEVPQPTEAELEAAWEAYLEAEANKPPELNEVEQLRAENTALQDRLQDVEVIMAELLSI